In Crinalium epipsammum PCC 9333, the following are encoded in one genomic region:
- a CDS encoding DUF4351 domain-containing protein: protein MRHINRRFGGVNPDIQQRLQKLSIPQLDDLGEALLDFSQPNDLTRWLEEQGF from the coding sequence ATGCGTCATATCAATCGTCGCTTTGGAGGTGTTAATCCCGATATACAACAGCGTCTACAGAAATTATCAATTCCACAATTAGATGATTTAGGAGAAGCACTGTTAGATTTTTCTCAACCAAACGACTTAACTAGATGGTTAGAGGAACAAGGCTTTTAA
- a CDS encoding TRC40/GET3/ArsA family transport-energizing ATPase — protein MRLILMTGKGGVGKTSVAAATGLRCAELGYKTLVLSTDPAHSLADSFDLEMGHEPRLVKPNLWGAELDALMELEGNWGAVKRYITQVLQARGLEGVQAEELAILPGMDEIFGLVRMKRHYDEGDFDVLIIDSAPTGTALRLLSLPEVSGWYMRRFYKPFQAVSVALRPIVEPFFKPIAGFSLPNKEVMDAPYEFYQQIEGLEKILTDNTLTSVRLVTNPEKMVIKESLRAHSYLCLYNVATDLIVANRIIPEEVTDPFFKRWKENQRQYREEIHENFSPLPVKEIPLFSEEMCGLPALERLKDLLYKDEDPSQVYYKETTLKVVQVNNQYSLELYLPGVPKEQVQLTKTGDELNIRIGNHRRNLVLPQALAALQPSGAKMDEDYLKIKFS, from the coding sequence ATGCGCTTAATCTTAATGACTGGCAAAGGGGGAGTAGGTAAAACCTCCGTAGCCGCCGCTACTGGTTTACGGTGTGCTGAATTGGGCTATAAAACTTTAGTGTTGAGTACTGACCCCGCACACTCTTTAGCAGATAGTTTTGATCTGGAAATGGGGCATGAACCCCGACTTGTGAAACCGAATTTATGGGGTGCAGAACTTGATGCTTTGATGGAACTGGAAGGTAATTGGGGCGCAGTCAAGCGTTACATTACTCAAGTTTTGCAAGCGCGGGGATTAGAAGGTGTCCAAGCTGAAGAGTTAGCCATTCTCCCAGGTATGGATGAGATTTTTGGCTTGGTGAGAATGAAACGCCACTATGATGAAGGCGATTTTGATGTTCTTATTATCGACTCAGCGCCGACTGGTACTGCTTTGCGTCTGTTGAGTTTACCAGAAGTAAGTGGCTGGTATATGCGGCGTTTTTATAAGCCATTTCAAGCTGTATCTGTCGCACTCAGACCAATTGTTGAACCTTTTTTTAAACCAATTGCGGGTTTTTCTTTACCTAATAAAGAGGTAATGGATGCACCGTATGAGTTTTATCAACAAATTGAAGGGCTGGAAAAGATTTTAACTGATAATACTTTAACTTCAGTGCGACTGGTAACAAATCCAGAAAAGATGGTGATTAAAGAATCTTTACGCGCTCACTCTTACTTATGTTTGTATAACGTTGCTACTGATTTAATAGTAGCAAATCGGATTATTCCTGAAGAAGTAACTGATCCATTTTTCAAACGTTGGAAGGAAAATCAGCGACAATATCGTGAAGAAATTCACGAAAACTTTAGTCCTCTTCCTGTGAAAGAAATTCCGCTTTTTTCGGAAGAAATGTGTGGACTGCCTGCATTAGAGCGGTTGAAAGACTTGCTTTATAAAGATGAAGATCCATCACAAGTTTATTACAAAGAAACTACTCTTAAGGTGGTTCAAGTTAATAATCAATACAGTTTAGAACTTTATTTGCCAGGGGTTCCTAAAGAGCAAGTGCAATTAACTAAGACTGGTGATGAGTTAAATATTAGGATTGGTAATCATCGCCGGAATTTAGTATTGCCACAAGCGTTAGCGGCTTTGCAGCCTTCTGGGGCGAAGATGGATGAGGATTATTTGAAAATTAAGTTTTCATAA
- a CDS encoding IMS domain-containing protein, which translates to MRIPLDYYRILGLPIQATTEQLQQAYRDRALQLPRREYSEVAIAARRQLLDQAYAVLAEPEQRAAYDGNFLNHAFDQPLEDLSDPTSSPNTEVDPFTPSLEITDEQFVGAMLILYDLGEYELVLKLSRPYLSSGDLRSSLDQGSLGEPQLVRADIVLTIGLACLELGREQWQQTQYENAATSLETGQKLLLSEGLFPAIRGEIQADLYKLRPYRVLELLALPTENAAERRHGLAMLQDMLQERGGIDGAGEDQSGLNIDDFLRFIQQLRGYLTSAEQEALFESEAKRPSAVATYLAVYALMARGFCQRQPALIVRAKQLLMRLGKRQDVHLEQAVCALLLGQTEQATRALELSQEHQSLVFIRENSQGSPDLLPGLCLYGERWLQTEVFPHFRDLSTEGVSLKDYFADPEIQAYLENLPSEVDSADDWAVVEAQRFAYSPTSATSPEALASTTSNGSHQFNGVGLGVTGKHNVNPHGATEPQPNNLPHAPKQQSNIGDYQQGNALESSSTKSNYTSQVPSSTGSTSSIGSISSLPTAQRSSPSQPRVDFKNTNLPSEGNPTRRQRQPRIREKADTSLANGQPRTEFTSDTFSSIDDLQPSPTSVSGRRTRSHSKRGANNRRVIFLTLAGILCLGILGFLLIRALQTNSKTAPNAILEAEQPLVQLDKPPVPIPSADSAISYQDGLLTEDTATEVIETWLSSKAEAMGETHQVEQLGEILVDPVLSRWQKRAEIAKKNNSYGQYTHAVVVKLVKTSNEQPDEARVEAEVDESAQFYENGVLSKSGSYDSKLKVRYDLVRQDNQWRIKNMKVLK; encoded by the coding sequence GTGCGAATTCCGCTCGATTACTACCGGATACTAGGTCTGCCGATTCAGGCTACCACTGAACAATTACAGCAGGCTTATCGCGATCGCGCCCTGCAACTTCCGCGACGTGAATATTCGGAAGTTGCGATTGCAGCCCGTAGGCAACTGCTCGATCAAGCTTATGCAGTTCTAGCCGAGCCAGAACAACGTGCTGCTTATGATGGCAATTTTTTAAATCATGCTTTTGATCAACCTTTAGAGGATCTCAGCGACCCCACAAGTTCTCCCAATACTGAAGTTGATCCATTTACGCCTAGCTTAGAGATTACTGACGAACAATTCGTCGGTGCGATGTTAATTCTCTACGATTTAGGAGAATATGAACTTGTTCTCAAACTTAGCAGACCTTATTTAAGTAGCGGCGACCTTAGATCTAGCTTGGATCAAGGGAGTTTGGGTGAGCCACAACTGGTGCGGGCGGATATCGTTTTAACCATAGGTTTAGCCTGCCTAGAACTAGGTCGAGAGCAATGGCAGCAAACTCAGTATGAAAATGCTGCTACCTCCCTAGAAACAGGTCAAAAATTGCTACTTAGTGAAGGTTTATTTCCTGCTATTAGAGGTGAAATTCAAGCAGATCTCTACAAGCTTCGCCCATACCGTGTTTTAGAATTGCTGGCATTACCAACAGAAAATGCTGCTGAACGCCGTCATGGATTAGCTATGCTGCAAGATATGCTACAAGAGCGGGGTGGCATTGATGGTGCTGGTGAGGATCAATCTGGATTAAATATTGATGACTTTCTTCGCTTTATTCAACAACTACGCGGGTATTTAACTTCAGCAGAACAAGAAGCATTATTTGAATCAGAAGCCAAACGCCCTTCGGCTGTAGCTACCTATCTTGCAGTTTATGCTTTGATGGCGCGTGGTTTCTGTCAACGACAACCAGCCTTAATTGTCCGCGCCAAGCAATTGTTGATGCGCTTGGGTAAGCGTCAGGATGTTCATCTAGAACAGGCAGTGTGCGCCTTGTTATTAGGTCAGACAGAACAAGCTACCCGCGCTTTAGAACTTTCTCAAGAACACCAATCCTTAGTCTTTATTCGCGAAAATTCTCAGGGTTCTCCAGATTTATTACCTGGATTATGTCTCTACGGTGAACGTTGGCTGCAAACAGAGGTGTTTCCTCACTTCCGTGACTTGTCTACTGAGGGAGTGTCTTTAAAGGACTACTTTGCCGACCCAGAAATTCAAGCTTATTTAGAAAATCTGCCATCTGAAGTTGACAGTGCTGATGATTGGGCTGTAGTTGAAGCACAGCGATTTGCCTACTCTCCAACCTCCGCGACCTCACCAGAAGCACTCGCCTCTACAACAAGTAATGGCTCTCATCAATTTAATGGTGTAGGGCTAGGCGTGACTGGCAAACATAACGTTAATCCTCACGGTGCGACGGAACCCCAACCAAATAATCTGCCTCATGCCCCTAAACAGCAGTCAAATATTGGAGATTACCAGCAAGGTAACGCGCTAGAGTCTTCAAGCACGAAATCTAACTATACTTCACAAGTACCAAGCTCTACAGGTTCTACATCATCTATTGGTAGTATTTCTAGTTTACCGACAGCACAACGATCATCTCCATCGCAGCCTCGTGTAGATTTCAAAAATACTAACTTGCCCAGTGAAGGTAATCCAACAAGGCGACAAAGACAGCCGAGAATACGAGAAAAAGCTGATACATCTTTAGCTAATGGACAGCCGAGAACTGAATTTACCTCAGATACTTTTTCTAGTATTGATGATTTGCAGCCATCCCCAACGTCAGTCAGTGGACGAAGAACACGCTCTCATTCCAAACGTGGTGCTAATAACAGACGAGTAATTTTCCTGACATTGGCTGGTATTTTATGTTTGGGAATTTTGGGATTTTTATTAATTAGAGCACTACAAACAAATTCTAAAACTGCTCCAAATGCCATCTTAGAGGCAGAACAACCCCTGGTACAGTTGGACAAACCTCCAGTGCCTATTCCATCAGCAGATTCTGCTATCAGCTATCAAGATGGTTTGTTAACTGAGGATACTGCTACTGAAGTGATTGAAACCTGGCTATCTAGTAAAGCCGAAGCTATGGGTGAAACTCATCAAGTTGAGCAATTAGGGGAAATTTTAGTTGATCCGGTTTTATCCCGTTGGCAAAAACGTGCTGAGATCGCTAAGAAAAATAATTCTTACGGGCAGTATACTCATGCTGTGGTAGTGAAATTAGTTAAAACGAGTAATGAGCAGCCAGATGAAGCTCGTGTGGAAGCAGAAGTAGATGAAAGCGCACAGTTTTATGAAAATGGTGTCCTGAGTAAGTCTGGTTCCTACGATTCTAAGCTAAAGGTTCGTTATGATTTGGTACGCCAAGATAATCAATGGCGGATCAAGAATATGAAAGTTTTGAAATAG
- a CDS encoding DUF4912 domain-containing protein: MAKERPPLEEMTLRQLRKVASECSISRYSRMRKSQLLAEIQKVQQTKFSISQPRSLEAQEEVEAAKFELGQEDRTGGTLASVDEELGDLPAGYGESRIVLMPRDPQWAYTYWDIPNEHKEELRRQGGQQLALRLYDVTDINIEYQSPHSIQEYPSDELAREWYLPMPVSDRDYVVDIGYRCADGRWLVLARSAPVRVPPVYPSDWIEDQFVTVSWEEDLRSQTILELVPPSKKAAATAAPAGSTATGYGTSNATGNPIYDDIFGMAQSAEAQRVAGSLYGSMQQAPIHEQAISSYVFPSGVGMWAVPTTSGLNMSGVGMSGAGFGAAPSIRPRQFWLVADAELIVYGATEPDATVTIGGRPIKLNPDGTFRFQMSFQDGLIDYPIMAVASDGEQTRSIHMRFNRETPDRNTNTKEEAVPEWLV, translated from the coding sequence ATGGCTAAAGAACGTCCACCGCTAGAAGAGATGACATTAAGGCAGCTAAGAAAAGTTGCCAGTGAATGTAGCATCTCTCGTTATAGCCGGATGCGTAAATCGCAACTACTGGCTGAAATTCAAAAAGTCCAACAAACTAAGTTCTCAATCAGTCAACCCCGTAGTCTGGAGGCGCAAGAAGAAGTGGAAGCAGCAAAGTTTGAACTCGGTCAAGAAGATCGTACTGGCGGCACACTAGCATCCGTAGATGAAGAACTTGGTGATCTCCCTGCTGGCTACGGAGAAAGCAGAATTGTTTTGATGCCTCGCGATCCACAGTGGGCTTATACTTACTGGGATATACCAAATGAACATAAAGAAGAATTACGTCGCCAAGGTGGGCAACAACTAGCTCTGCGGTTGTATGACGTAACTGACATTAATATAGAGTACCAAAGCCCTCACAGCATTCAAGAGTATCCTTCCGATGAGCTTGCCAGGGAGTGGTATCTGCCTATGCCAGTGAGCGATCGCGATTATGTTGTGGATATCGGTTATCGTTGTGCAGATGGTCGCTGGCTAGTATTAGCTCGTTCTGCACCAGTGCGCGTTCCCCCTGTTTATCCCTCTGACTGGATTGAAGATCAATTCGTTACCGTTAGTTGGGAAGAAGATTTACGCAGCCAAACTATTTTAGAACTTGTTCCTCCCAGCAAGAAAGCAGCCGCAACCGCAGCGCCAGCAGGAAGTACTGCAACTGGCTATGGCACAAGTAATGCAACTGGCAACCCGATTTACGATGACATCTTTGGCATGGCTCAATCTGCCGAAGCTCAAAGGGTTGCGGGTTCATTGTACGGTTCAATGCAACAAGCACCTATTCACGAACAAGCAATCAGTTCCTACGTCTTCCCTTCTGGCGTGGGTATGTGGGCAGTTCCCACTACTTCTGGCTTAAATATGTCTGGTGTAGGAATGTCTGGGGCTGGTTTCGGTGCTGCGCCATCTATCCGTCCTCGCCAGTTCTGGTTAGTTGCTGATGCTGAGTTGATTGTTTACGGTGCCACTGAACCTGATGCCACCGTTACTATCGGCGGTCGTCCAATTAAGCTAAATCCTGATGGTACATTCCGCTTCCAGATGTCCTTCCAAGATGGCTTGATTGATTACCCAATTATGGCAGTAGCGTCTGATGGTGAGCAAACTCGCTCTATCCACATGAGGTTCAACCGCGAAACCCCTGACCGCAATACTAATACTAAAGAAGAAGCTGTTCCAGAATGGCTCGTTTAA
- a CDS encoding DUF2358 domain-containing protein encodes MDIIEILKQDYQKFPVDQTYSIYAENVYFQDPLNKFRGVERYKQMIRFINQWFINPQLDLHEINQLGDTIKTRWTLSWTTPLPWKPRIAIPGWSELHLNAEKLIDSHIDYWDCSRFDVITQHLPYKS; translated from the coding sequence ATGGACATTATTGAAATCTTGAAACAAGACTACCAAAAATTCCCAGTTGATCAAACCTATAGCATTTATGCTGAAAATGTTTATTTTCAAGATCCGCTTAATAAATTTCGAGGCGTTGAGCGATATAAACAAATGATTCGTTTTATCAATCAATGGTTTATTAATCCTCAACTTGACCTCCATGAGATTAACCAGTTGGGAGACACCATAAAAACTCGCTGGACACTTAGCTGGACTACCCCTCTACCTTGGAAACCTCGCATAGCTATTCCTGGCTGGAGTGAGTTACATCTCAATGCTGAGAAACTAATTGATAGCCATATAGATTACTGGGATTGTTCCCGCTTCGACGTAATCACGCAACATCTGCCCTACAAAAGCTAA
- a CDS encoding DNA methyltransferase, which yields MLDAKAPSQNIRNGDNVEQVYSYATHPEIRSNYFALCNGLEFSLFRTLETNTPILLFSIDEIESYWETLNSYLSPLSFQAGKSFTYETTKSPIKLTANFDYSSRPLLKEIAVKKQQAKRHFGVHGYFTKQSWNVVAEYIKNYSQPGDLVLDPFGGSGVTAIEALMNNRKAISIDINPMAVFLVQSLIAPINQNDFTEAFERVKTEYQNQEPVSEKDIDKALEKYPYPQGIVLPKSSDVDTIEELFTKKQLAQLALLKSIIQKETNINIRSSLMLMFSGLLTKANLTYHTTPNKPREGQGDSSAFRYYRYRIAHSPVDIDIFTYFNLRFKKVSSAKKEIEYYINQNTISNIEIFKGTATDLSFIPQESVDYIYTDPPYGKKIPYLDLSIMWNAWLDLEVTESDYEQEAIEGGENQKTKKQYNELISQSIREMYRVLKYDRWLSFVFAHKDPEFWELIINTAESCGFEYIGATPQKNGQTSFKKRQNPFTVLSGQLIINFRKVHSPRAIMKANLGMDTADIVIQTIEGVIARDNGANLEQINDELIIKGLELGFLDLLKREYSDLTPILMENFNYNEDTELFTLKKNSKFKSHIDVRLRIKYYLISYLRRMEREKKNAHFDEIILNTLPLLKNGTTPENQTILNILEDIAERNGDDSWILKKEGQLELFKTELF from the coding sequence GTGCTTGATGCTAAAGCTCCTAGTCAAAACATAAGAAATGGAGACAATGTAGAACAAGTTTATAGTTATGCCACTCATCCTGAAATTAGAAGCAATTATTTTGCTCTTTGTAATGGCTTAGAATTTTCGCTTTTTAGAACTTTAGAAACCAATACACCTATACTACTTTTTTCTATTGATGAAATAGAAAGTTATTGGGAAACGCTAAATTCCTACTTGTCGCCTCTCAGTTTTCAGGCTGGCAAAAGTTTTACATACGAGACTACAAAATCACCTATCAAGCTCACAGCCAATTTTGACTATAGTAGCCGACCTTTGCTCAAAGAAATTGCTGTTAAAAAGCAACAAGCAAAAAGACATTTTGGGGTTCATGGTTATTTCACAAAACAATCTTGGAATGTGGTTGCTGAATATATCAAAAACTACAGTCAGCCTGGTGATTTAGTGCTTGATCCTTTTGGAGGTAGCGGGGTTACAGCAATTGAAGCTTTGATGAATAATAGAAAGGCTATTAGCATAGATATTAATCCAATGGCTGTATTTCTGGTGCAATCATTGATAGCACCTATAAATCAAAATGATTTTACGGAAGCTTTTGAAAGAGTAAAGACTGAATATCAAAATCAAGAGCCAGTTAGCGAAAAAGATATTGACAAAGCTTTAGAAAAATATCCTTATCCTCAAGGAATTGTACTCCCTAAAAGTTCTGATGTAGACACAATTGAGGAATTATTTACAAAAAAACAATTAGCTCAGTTAGCTTTATTAAAATCCATTATCCAAAAAGAGACAAATATTAATATAAGAAGCTCATTGATGTTAATGTTTTCTGGTCTGCTTACAAAAGCGAATTTGACCTATCATACAACACCAAATAAGCCTCGCGAGGGACAGGGTGATTCTTCCGCTTTTAGGTATTACAGGTATAGAATTGCTCATTCACCCGTAGACATTGATATTTTTACTTATTTTAACCTGAGATTCAAAAAAGTAAGTTCTGCAAAAAAAGAAATAGAATATTATATCAACCAAAATACTATTTCTAATATAGAAATTTTTAAGGGTACAGCAACTGATTTAAGTTTTATTCCACAAGAAAGTGTGGATTATATATACACCGATCCGCCTTACGGCAAGAAAATTCCCTATCTAGATTTATCAATAATGTGGAATGCTTGGTTAGACTTAGAAGTAACTGAATCAGACTATGAGCAAGAAGCAATTGAAGGTGGAGAAAATCAAAAAACCAAGAAACAATATAATGAATTGATTTCACAAAGCATTAGAGAAATGTACCGAGTACTTAAATATGACCGATGGTTGTCTTTTGTATTTGCACATAAAGATCCTGAGTTTTGGGAATTAATTATTAATACAGCAGAAAGCTGTGGTTTTGAATATATTGGTGCTACACCTCAAAAAAACGGACAAACAAGCTTTAAAAAGAGGCAAAACCCTTTTACAGTGTTATCTGGACAATTAATCATTAATTTTCGGAAAGTTCACAGTCCAAGAGCAATTATGAAAGCTAATCTTGGTATGGACACTGCTGATATTGTGATCCAGACAATTGAGGGAGTTATCGCAAGAGACAACGGTGCAAACCTTGAGCAAATTAATGATGAGTTAATTATTAAAGGCTTAGAGCTTGGTTTCTTAGATTTATTAAAAAGGGAATATTCAGATCTCACTCCTATCTTAATGGAAAATTTCAATTACAACGAAGACACGGAATTGTTTACTCTAAAGAAAAATTCCAAATTTAAGTCGCATATTGATGTAAGATTGAGGATTAAATATTATTTGATTAGCTATTTAAGAAGAATGGAGCGAGAAAAGAAAAACGCACATTTTGACGAAATAATATTAAATACTTTACCACTTTTGAAAAATGGAACTACACCAGAAAATCAAACAATTTTAAATATTTTAGAAGACATTGCAGAACGTAATGGGGATGATAGTTGGATCTTAAAAAAAGAAGGTCAATTAGAACTATTTAAAACAGAACTATTCTAA
- a CDS encoding ISNCY-like element ISCep2 family transposase: MLRQKYTIDPRFSRLLKLSGLNNAELDEIDKILGDRQLYEYLESDLSKRYPKTKETGRNSTPVEVIFRLLVLKHLYQISYQEILNRVNENLVLRQFCRVYFNQLPSKSTLIRWANLIKAETLKQFNQRLTELATQLEVTQGEKVRTDGTVVSTNIHFPSDNSLLVDGVRVLNRHIQHARKLIIKQNIPTDHRLFQNRHRTAKIIARKIDDLSRTRTQAGSDKRKLLYQKLLDVASATLKQAQQVKAILHNAIGKDVNKLSKTFQLFINRVEQVINQTFRRIVGQEKVPSSEKIVSIFESHSDIICRGKQNVLVEFGHKVWLDEVDGGIISNYRVLKGNPHDTQQLPETIDQHLKQFGHPPKQISADRGVFSSLNENYAKSQGIKQIILPKPGYKSKERQIQEKKRSFYLGRCWHNGVEGRISFLKRCFGFQRCLYHCEEGFERWVGWGIVVHNFLMIGRTLIHKKSIACE, translated from the coding sequence GTGTTACGTCAAAAATATACCATTGATCCTCGCTTCAGCCGTCTACTGAAATTAAGCGGATTGAATAATGCGGAATTAGATGAGATTGATAAGATTTTAGGAGATAGACAATTATATGAATACCTAGAATCTGATTTATCAAAACGTTATCCTAAAACCAAGGAAACAGGTAGAAATTCCACTCCTGTAGAAGTTATATTCAGGTTACTGGTTCTGAAACATCTCTACCAGATAAGTTATCAAGAGATTCTTAATCGTGTTAATGAAAATTTAGTATTAAGGCAATTCTGTCGAGTCTACTTCAATCAACTCCCTAGTAAAAGTACATTGATTCGCTGGGCGAATTTAATTAAAGCTGAAACCCTTAAGCAATTTAATCAACGTCTTACTGAGTTAGCAACGCAATTAGAAGTTACCCAAGGTGAAAAGGTTAGAACTGATGGTACAGTTGTATCAACCAATATTCACTTTCCTTCTGATAATAGCTTATTGGTAGATGGAGTGAGAGTTTTAAATCGTCATATTCAACACGCTAGAAAATTAATAATAAAGCAAAATATTCCTACTGATCACCGCTTGTTTCAAAACCGCCATCGCACTGCTAAAATTATTGCTCGAAAAATAGATGATTTATCTAGAACTCGAACTCAAGCAGGAAGTGATAAAAGAAAATTACTTTACCAAAAGTTATTAGATGTAGCATCAGCTACCTTAAAGCAAGCCCAGCAAGTTAAAGCTATTTTACACAACGCTATTGGCAAAGATGTAAACAAATTATCCAAAACATTCCAGCTATTTATCAATCGTGTTGAACAAGTTATCAATCAGACATTTAGACGGATAGTGGGGCAAGAAAAAGTCCCATCTTCTGAAAAAATTGTCAGTATTTTTGAAAGCCATAGCGACATTATTTGCCGTGGTAAACAGAATGTATTAGTTGAATTTGGTCATAAAGTTTGGTTAGATGAAGTAGATGGCGGGATTATTAGTAACTACCGCGTTCTCAAAGGAAATCCTCATGATACCCAACAACTTCCTGAAACTATTGACCAACATCTGAAACAATTTGGTCATCCCCCTAAGCAAATTTCGGCTGATCGAGGTGTTTTTTCGAGCCTTAATGAAAATTATGCTAAAAGCCAAGGAATTAAGCAAATTATTTTACCTAAGCCGGGATATAAATCAAAAGAACGGCAGATACAAGAGAAAAAAAGAAGTTTTTATTTAGGTCGTTGTTGGCACAATGGTGTTGAGGGGCGTATTAGTTTTCTTAAACGTTGTTTTGGGTTCCAACGTTGTTTATATCATTGTGAAGAGGGTTTTGAGCGTTGGGTAGGTTGGGGTATAGTTGTACATAATTTTTTGATGATAGGACGAACTTTAATTCATAAAAAAAGCATTGCTTGTGAATGA
- a CDS encoding Rpn family recombination-promoting nuclease/putative transposase: MAIDNICKYLAEQYPAEFASWLLATQITDIQVLKTELSVEPIRADSLTLLQSANQILQIEFQTLPASDPPLPFRMLKYWVRLYDEYSSPIEQVVIFLKRTNSPSVFTDTFEERNTRHRYRVIRLWEQDAEALLANPALLPLATLAQTNSPNTLLEEIASRVAMIEEPDQRQEVTACVEVLAGLRFEKDLIRQLFREENMQESVIYQDILQKGLQQGLQQGLQQGLQQGLQQGLQQGELAVILRLLNRRFGGVNPDIQQRLQRLSTSQLESLGEAILDFAQLNDLTIWLDEKEFKKGKYAGICDLSRYLSERIPARFTTRKTCCNYASYQSSLWRC, from the coding sequence TTGGCTATAGATAACATTTGTAAATATCTAGCTGAACAATATCCTGCGGAATTTGCCAGTTGGCTATTAGCAACTCAAATCACTGATATTCAGGTACTAAAAACCGAACTCAGCGTAGAACCAATACGTGCTGATTCCTTAACTTTACTGCAAAGTGCCAACCAAATTCTGCAAATTGAATTTCAAACCCTACCTGCATCAGATCCCCCGCTACCATTCAGAATGCTGAAATATTGGGTAAGACTCTATGACGAATATAGTTCTCCCATAGAACAAGTAGTAATTTTCCTCAAGCGCACCAACTCCCCATCTGTATTTACAGATACCTTTGAAGAAAGGAACACTAGACATAGATATCGAGTAATTCGCTTGTGGGAACAAGATGCAGAAGCACTTTTAGCGAACCCAGCACTATTACCCTTAGCTACTCTAGCTCAAACTAATTCTCCTAATACCTTATTAGAAGAAATAGCATCCAGAGTAGCTATGATTGAAGAACCAGATCAACGACAAGAAGTCACCGCCTGTGTAGAAGTTTTGGCAGGTTTAAGGTTTGAAAAAGATTTAATCCGTCAGTTATTTAGAGAGGAAAATATGCAGGAATCTGTAATTTATCAAGATATTCTCCAAAAAGGATTGCAACAAGGATTACAGCAAGGATTGCAACAAGGATTACAGCAAGGATTGCAGCAAGGATTACAACAAGGAGAACTTGCTGTAATTCTGCGTTTGCTTAATCGTCGCTTTGGAGGTGTTAATCCCGATATACAACAGCGTCTCCAAAGATTATCAACTTCACAATTAGAGAGTTTAGGAGAAGCGATATTAGATTTTGCTCAACTAAATGATTTAACGATTTGGTTAGATGAAAAGGAATTTAAAAAAGGAAAATATGCAGGAATCTGTGATCTATCAAGATATCTTTCAGAAAGGATTCCAGCAAGGTTTACAACAAGGAAGACTTGTTGTAATTATGCGTCATATCAATCGTCGCTTTGGAGGTGTTAA